ACCTTTTACGGCTATTGTTAAGGTGATCGTTGTCGAAACGTTTATTAACCTCCGCCGCTACCACATATGAACGCGCTCCGACAAGGCCTATACACCACCTGCTTGTTTTTTGCTTTGTTGCTTGGCAACGCGTGCAGCAACCAGGATGTAACCAGCTTCGAACCTGCCGTATCAGACAGCGTGATGATACAGCTACTCATTGACATGCATCTCGCTGAAGCACACGCTGAAATCCTCAACCTGCCGAGCGATGGCTTACAGGACAGTATCCTTATGCACTACCAGCTTTCACGGGCTGATTTTGAGGCAAACATGGCTTACTACGAGGCCAACCCCGACGCTTTTCATAAAGTCTACAGCGAAGTGCTCGACAAAATTAGCGAAGAGCGCTTTCAGCCGGGGAATTAGCGTGAGGAGTGAGGAGTGAGGAGTGAGGAAACTAGCCTTCGAAATTCGGAGTTCCTTGTTCGGTGTTCAATATTCAAGAGCTGTGCATCCCGAATGAGTAATCTTCTGCCTTACTCGCCGGGCTCCCAGTCTTTCAAGAGCAAGCCGGCTTTTTCTGTCAGTCGGTACTGGTCTTCCAGCGGATCAATCGCCAGGATGTATTCCTCCTGATACAACCACGCGATTAATTCCGGGGTGCGGCTATC
This portion of the Bacteroidota bacterium genome encodes:
- a CDS encoding DUF4296 domain-containing protein, producing MNALRQGLYTTCLFFALLLGNACSNQDVTSFEPAVSDSVMIQLLIDMHLAEAHAEILNLPSDGLQDSILMHYQLSRADFEANMAYYEANPDAFHKVYSEVLDKISEERFQPGN